The following coding sequences are from one Bombus terrestris chromosome 14, iyBomTerr1.2, whole genome shotgun sequence window:
- the LOC100642299 gene encoding unconventional myosin-XVIIIa isoform X8 produces MPSLPTTYSGSISPVSNSSQTFEEPLTGKMMTNRASDSDDTITENSARPIEPMIFAKRPPLPPFRKPANRLHALAMTRSPSPCSLSSSLSCRSRSMSVMSSRPRTSLDSPTFSTPPRRMFPIENRSCLDLEDVSVKEQAPVVFDASLNFVLGCDKQKIRQSFRPTASHMEPSTASSYLSSKISQFLKRTDHIMDEWRSLGHRDDADNDLNLPSMSRGYERRGMGRSQSATNIMIRGYQYYSRSNSIGKSSRRSLSRASEDRTISDGAGQELSEMTADFAEEHSTSTLAAERIDAETSERLRLERELQDVTEANKNLQQTTERLEMELLYARAADLNGVVSDAEDGEDGGVYKQRYEHAVRELEFTKRKMAQQHEDDLEQLVGLKKQLEKKLADAYEEVEEQRQVVGQWKRRVQKLNGEMHDLRLLLEEQTARNNLLEKKQRKFDSETQNLMNDLRQEKAQRERLAREKEIAIAEKFTIEQNLSDARLEIELKEERLRTLGQELEELTFGGKTEEEVAQLKKAKHELEKRVKDQEEELDDLAGQVQLLEQAKLRLEMSIEQQRKEIRKEMQQRDEELEDVRGNALKKVKALESQLENEHEERTILLREKHELERRLVAIEEQDRAERAAEAETMHRLKRDLKRTKALLRDAQTMLERSKGDSTGKAALRQLKNQLEDAECARAVAVKAKQALEQELNETQASLEEALRQRSEAEDRANVASRERTELLSQLEENEEELAEVLKKYRAAVQQVSAEQGQLQEAQVQIAALEAEKSALKDQLSELTQRLESVEQLGDPTANSLATRRLEFRAKELESKLELEQTTRARLETQIARLKENVEKLQTETALLRTKEQSAQDASRRLQRSLRETREEASSALAREQESTRARRELEKSLEAAEAETKVARDDLRLALQRIDDLQSAIQGELDLDCSEEGTTENSDSD; encoded by the exons ATGCCGTCACTGCCGACCACATACTCTGGCTCGATATCGCCCGTTTCGAACAGCTCGCAAACCTTCGAAGAGCCGTTGACCGGTAAAATGATGACCAACAGAGCCAGCGATTCGGATGATACGATTACCGAGAATTCAGCAAGACCTATAGAACCGATGATATTTGCGAAGAGACCACCGTTGCCACCTTTTAGAAAACCAGCCAACAGATTGCACGCATTAGCCATGACAAGAAGTCCATCGCCATGTAGCCTTTCGTCTAGTCTGTCTTGTCGCTCGAGGTCAATGTCTGTGATGTCCTCGAGACCTCGAACAAGCCTCGATTCGCCAACCTTCTCTACTCCACCAAGAAGGATGTTTCCTATAGAAAACAGGTCTTGTTTGGATTTagaagacgtgtctgtaaaagaacaGGCTCCTGTAGTATTCGACGCTAGTTTAAATTTCGTGTTAGGCTGCGACAAGCAAAAGATCAGGCAGTCTTTTAGACCAACAGCTTCTCACATGGAACCTTCGACAGCCTCTTCGTATTTGTCATCCAAGATCTCGCAGTTTTTGAAAAGAACCGATCATATAATGGACGAGTGGCGAAGTCTGGGTCACAGAGATGACGCGGACAACGATTTAAATCTGCCATCAATGAGTCGAGGTTACGAGAGACGCGGCATGGGCAGAAGCCAGAGCGCCACGAACATCATGATACGTGGTTATCAGTATTACAGCAGGTCGAATAGCATCGGGAAAAGCTCCAGGCGTTCCCTTTCCCGCGCCTCGGAAGACAGGACGATCTCCGACGGTGCCGGTCAGGAG CTGAGTGAAATGACTGCCGACTTTGCGGAAGAGCACTCAACATCGACGTTGGCGGCCGAAAGGATCGACGCTGAGACTTCGGAACGTCTACGACTCGAAAGGGAGTTGCAGGATGTGACCGAGGCGAATAAGAATCTGCAGCAAACGACCGAACGTCTGGAGATGGAACTTTTGTATGCGAGGGCCGCAGACTTAAACGGTGTCGTGTCCGATGCCGAAGACGGTGAAGACGGTGGCGTTTACAAGCAGAGATACGAACATGCTGTAAGGGAACTCGAGTTCACGAAGAGAAAAATGGCCCAGCAACACGAGGATGATCTCGAGCAACTGGTTGGACTTAAGAAGCAATTGGAGAAGAAG TTAGCCGATGCTTACGAAGAGGTCGAGGAACAACGTCAGGTTGTTGGACAATGGAAACGACGCGTGCAAAAACTGAATGGCGAGATGCACGACTTGAGACTACTGTTGGAAGAACAGACAGCTAGGAATAATCTTCTGGAAAAGAAACAGCGCAA ATTCGATTCAGAAACTCAGAATTTAATGAACGATCTACGGCAAGAGAAAGCGCAACGTGAAAGATTAgctagagaaaaagaaatcgcGATCGCGGAGAAGTTTACCATAGAACAGAACCTTAGT GACGCAAGATTGGAAATCGAATTGAAGGAAGAAAGATTGCGGACATTGGGCCAAGAGCTTGAGGAATTAACATTTGGTGGCAAAACGGAGGAGGAAGTAGCACAGCTGAAGAAAGCGAAGCATGAGCTGGAGAAAAGAGTAAAGGATCAGGAAGAAGAGTTGGACGACTTAGCTGGCCAGGTGCAGTTGCTCGAGCAGGCGAAGTTAAGGCTCGAGATGAGCATCGAGCAACAACGCAAGGAAATACGCAAAGAGATGCAACAGAGGGACGAGGAGTTAGAAGACGTACGTGGTAACGCTCTGAAAAAGGTGAAAGCTCTAGAGTCGCAGTTGGAGAACGAGCACGAAGAGAGGACGATATTGCTTCGAGAGAAGCATGAATTGGAACGTCGTTTGGTAGCTATCGAAGAACAGGATCGTGCTGAACGTGCGGCAGAAGCTGAAACCATGCATAG gctGAAGAGAGATTTGAAGAGAACCAAAGCATTGCTAAGAGACGCTCAAACGATGCTGGAGAGATCGAAAGGTGACTCGACGGGTAAAGCAGCTTTGCGACAGCTGAAGAATCAGTTGGAAGATGCAGAATGCGCTAGAGCAGTTGCGGTTAAAGCGAAACAGGCACTGGAGCAAGAACTGAATGAGACGCAGGCTTCGTTGGAGGAAGCACTGCGGCAACGTTCCGAAGCAGAAGATCGTGCTAATGTAGCTAGTCGCGAACGAACTGAGCTACTGTCGCAAttggaagaaaatgaagaagagtTGGCAGAA GTTTTGAAGAAGTATCGGGCGGCTGTGCAGCAAGTGTCGGCGGAACAGGGCCAGTTGCAGGAAGCGCAAGTGCAGATTGCTGCTCTGGAGGCAGAGAAATCTGCGTTGAAAGATCAACTTTCAGAGCTGACGCAACGGCTCGAATCCGTCGAGCAGCTTGGCGATCCGACTGCAAACAGTCTCGCTACTCGACGACTCGAGTTTCGTGCTAAGGAACTCGAAAGTAAGCTCGAATTGGAGCAAACGACAAGAGCGCGCTTGGAA aCTCAAATAGCTAGATTGAAAGAAAACGTAGAGAAACTACAAACTGAGACTGCGTTACTTCGAACGAAGGAACAGAGTGCCCAAGATGCCTCGAGAAGATTGCAAAGATCGTTACGCGAAACAAGAGAAGAAGCCAGTTCGGCACTAGCGCGTGAACAAGAGTCCACGCGTGCTCGTCGCGAATTGGAAAAATCTCTTGAGGCTGCTGAAGCGGAGACCAAAGTCGCTAGAGACGATCTCAGGTTGGCGCTTCAACGAATTGATGATCTACAGAGCGCCATACAGGGTGAACTTGATTTAGATTGCAGCGAGGAAGGGACAACCGAAAACAGCGATAg TGATTGA